One window from the genome of Spirosoma rhododendri encodes:
- a CDS encoding NAD(P)/FAD-dependent oxidoreductase, with translation MTIDYLIVGQGVAGSVLAWTLDQRGSSVVLTNDPTTPSASAVAAGIVNPLTGRKLVQTWKADALFPFLHDFYSSIEAELGVRFFHPGTIYRPYRSEAEKLSYQTYTADPAVRPYIDSSTNDDAYAPYINNALGGLTVGQAGWVDLTEFGRLIKGYFIRKNQYYEGRVPVDELLMTESSVIWNGVRFGKVIFCDGVQATENPLFNWLPYAPVKGQILTATVENYPVKSIVNQGVFVLPVRPGLIRIGATYSWHDLDWKTTDEARTYLEEKARALLKIPFEIVGQQAGIRPSSKDRRPFVGIHPDQPAVGIFGGMGTKGVSLSPYLAEQFARYLLDGEEIEPEANITRCVSL, from the coding sequence ATGACCATCGATTACCTGATTGTGGGGCAGGGTGTAGCTGGCTCGGTGCTGGCCTGGACCCTCGATCAGCGCGGCTCCTCGGTCGTGCTGACCAACGACCCCACAACACCGTCGGCGTCGGCCGTAGCTGCCGGCATCGTCAATCCGCTGACGGGGCGCAAACTGGTGCAGACCTGGAAAGCCGATGCGCTGTTTCCGTTTCTGCACGACTTCTACAGTAGTATCGAGGCCGAGCTGGGCGTCCGCTTTTTCCACCCCGGTACCATCTACCGGCCCTACCGCTCGGAAGCCGAGAAGCTCAGCTACCAGACCTATACCGCCGACCCCGCCGTTCGCCCATACATCGATTCGTCGACCAACGACGACGCCTACGCGCCCTACATCAACAACGCCCTGGGTGGCCTGACGGTGGGGCAGGCGGGCTGGGTCGACCTGACGGAGTTCGGGCGGCTCATCAAAGGGTATTTCATCCGCAAAAATCAGTACTACGAAGGTCGTGTACCGGTCGATGAGCTGCTGATGACCGAATCGTCGGTGATCTGGAACGGTGTTCGGTTTGGGAAAGTCATCTTTTGCGATGGCGTACAGGCCACCGAAAACCCGCTGTTTAACTGGCTGCCCTACGCCCCCGTGAAAGGGCAGATCCTGACGGCGACGGTCGAAAATTACCCCGTGAAATCCATCGTTAATCAGGGGGTATTCGTGCTGCCCGTCCGGCCCGGCCTGATCCGTATCGGTGCCACCTACAGCTGGCACGACCTCGACTGGAAAACCACCGACGAGGCTCGTACGTATCTGGAAGAGAAAGCGCGGGCGTTGCTGAAAATTCCGTTTGAAATCGTTGGGCAGCAGGCCGGTATCCGACCGTCCAGTAAAGATCGGCGGCCGTTTGTCGGGATTCATCCTGACCAGCCTGCCGTGGGTATTTTCGGGGGGATGGGTACCAAAGGCGTGTCGCTGTCGCCGTATCTGGCCGAACAGTTTGCCCGTTACCTGCTCGACGGCGAAGAAATCGAACCCGAAGCGAATATTACCCGCTGCGTTTCGTTATAA
- the cmk gene encoding (d)CMP kinase, which produces MPKIVIAIDGYSSCGKSTTAKAVAARMGYAYIDTGAMYRAVSLFFSREHVSLSNTGDVLNALDKIHITFNFNGRTGKNETCLNGLNVEEEIRTMFISNIVSEVSAIPEVRWAMVAQQQKMGRKRGVVMDGRDIGTKVFPDAEVKIFMTADVETRARRRQQELLEKGEMVNLNDIIENLEKRDRIDSTRSESPLVQAPDAVLLDTSHMAIEEQIEWVIEQADTRLAQIHRHGRGHRKAVNG; this is translated from the coding sequence ATGCCGAAGATCGTGATTGCCATTGATGGCTATTCAAGCTGCGGAAAGAGTACGACCGCTAAGGCTGTAGCTGCCCGAATGGGATACGCCTACATCGATACGGGGGCTATGTACCGGGCGGTCAGTCTGTTTTTCAGCCGCGAACACGTCTCGCTCTCCAACACCGGTGATGTGCTGAACGCCCTCGACAAAATTCATATCACGTTTAATTTCAACGGGCGTACGGGTAAAAACGAGACCTGCCTCAACGGGCTCAATGTGGAAGAAGAAATCCGTACGATGTTTATCTCCAACATCGTCAGCGAAGTAAGCGCCATTCCCGAAGTGCGCTGGGCCATGGTGGCCCAGCAGCAGAAGATGGGCCGCAAACGGGGCGTCGTGATGGATGGACGCGACATTGGCACGAAAGTATTTCCCGATGCCGAAGTCAAAATATTCATGACTGCCGACGTCGAAACCCGCGCCCGGCGACGGCAGCAGGAACTGCTGGAGAAAGGCGAGATGGTCAACCTGAACGACATCATCGAGAACCTCGAAAAGCGCGACCGCATCGATAGTACCCGCTCGGAAAGCCCGCTGGTGCAGGCCCCCGATGCTGTACTGCTCGACACCTCGCACATGGCCATCGAAGAGCAGATCGAGTGGGTTATCGAACAGGCCGACACGCGGCTGGCCCAGATTCACCGGCACGGCCGTGGGCATCGGAAAGCAGTAAACGGCTGA
- a CDS encoding GNAT family N-acetyltransferase produces the protein MFTTYSPDLALIATSTTFQLTKCRLRPWREGDEETLSYYASNRLIWNNVRDFFPYPYTPRDAHSWVRSNKSYQQPTNFAVEVDGKAVGNIGFTVKDDIYRYNAEIGYWLGEPFWGRGIMGEAIPVLTQYIFENFQVNRLFACVLEGNRGSMRVLESAGYRPEAVLRKAAVKNNQYLDEHIFAMLRADFLARRAC, from the coding sequence TTGTTTACTACGTATAGCCCTGACCTTGCCTTGATCGCTACTTCGACTACATTCCAGCTAACCAAATGCCGCCTTCGCCCCTGGCGCGAGGGCGATGAAGAAACGCTGTCTTATTACGCCAGCAACCGGTTGATCTGGAATAACGTCCGCGATTTCTTTCCATACCCATACACCCCCCGCGATGCGCATTCGTGGGTGCGTTCCAACAAGTCGTACCAGCAGCCGACCAACTTCGCCGTTGAGGTCGACGGGAAGGCAGTCGGTAACATCGGCTTCACGGTGAAAGACGACATTTACCGGTATAATGCCGAGATCGGTTACTGGCTGGGGGAGCCCTTCTGGGGGCGGGGTATCATGGGCGAAGCCATACCGGTGCTGACGCAGTACATCTTTGAAAATTTTCAGGTTAACCGCCTGTTTGCCTGCGTACTGGAAGGTAACAGGGGGTCGATGCGGGTGCTGGAATCAGCTGGCTACCGGCCCGAAGCCGTACTGCGCAAGGCGGCTGTGAAGAATAACCAATACCTCGACGAGCATATTTTCGCCATGCTACGCGCCGATTTCCTGGCTCGCCGGGCCTGCTGA
- a CDS encoding TonB-dependent receptor, whose protein sequence is MNRIALLFPCLLAFTASAQTVLTGRVTDQKGHGLPGANVMLRGTYDGTSTDSTGAFRFSTSRKDTATLFVSYIGYEPDTREITIGPGPTTIRLNESANELNTVVVTAGVFEASDSKRMTMLKPMDIVTTAGAGADITSVMNLLPGTQRVGDQTGLFVRGGSGEEAKVVIDGMIVQNPFFSQSPNLQSRGRFQPFMFKGTSFSTGGYSAQYGQALSSVLLLNTTDQNQNEGLGVSINLANTGLNYDHATANASISATAHYGNLKPLFALVPQNIDWTHVPEFGGGSLTYRLQTSKTGMLKLYSMYSNSQTGLNFVDPGSESGKTAFNQQNRNFFTTSTYTDSWGNGTWQLLSGLSYSHDTDATAYGTQDFGRGTDRLQGRFVLTRALGGKLGNQLLFGTEGNRVTYRNAVSGTAYSLVDAYGAVFFESQVYAGRKLAIQSGVRGEYSSAINRFNLAPRISMAYKTGLYSQVSLAYGQFYQTPDYRYLYRNTTLSYERADHLILNYQLIKNKRTFRIETYYKNYAQLVREFTGPNMTLGPYDANPYRFPWGQTNSTGYGYAKGFDLFWRDQATIKGLDYWITYSFVDSKRLFQQFPTLATPSFISNHNIALIGKRYFEKISTNMGLTYTISTGRPYYNPTNPVFMADRTPTVTNLSFMASHLTHIGKNLTILYASVDNILNTRNVYTYLYTPARADGPAPTRYAVGPASYRSFFVGGIVMLSRKAKVNAREL, encoded by the coding sequence ATGAACCGAATCGCTCTACTTTTCCCCTGTCTGCTTGCCTTCACCGCATCGGCACAAACCGTACTGACCGGCCGCGTTACCGACCAGAAAGGCCACGGCCTCCCCGGTGCCAATGTTATGCTGCGGGGCACTTACGACGGCACCAGCACCGACAGCACGGGCGCGTTCCGCTTCAGCACCAGCCGCAAAGACACCGCAACGCTGTTTGTTTCCTATATCGGTTACGAACCAGACACCCGCGAAATCACGATCGGCCCCGGCCCGACCACGATCCGCCTGAATGAATCGGCCAACGAACTGAATACGGTTGTCGTGACGGCCGGGGTATTTGAAGCGTCCGACTCGAAGCGGATGACGATGCTCAAGCCGATGGATATCGTAACCACCGCCGGGGCCGGGGCCGACATTACGTCGGTGATGAACCTGCTGCCCGGCACGCAGCGCGTCGGCGATCAGACGGGCCTGTTTGTGCGGGGCGGATCGGGCGAAGAAGCCAAGGTGGTGATCGATGGTATGATCGTGCAGAATCCTTTTTTCAGCCAGTCGCCCAATCTTCAGTCGCGGGGCCGGTTTCAGCCGTTCATGTTTAAAGGTACGTCGTTCAGCACGGGCGGTTATTCGGCGCAGTACGGGCAGGCACTATCGAGCGTGCTGCTGCTCAACACGACCGATCAGAACCAGAACGAAGGGCTGGGCGTGAGTATAAACCTCGCCAACACCGGCCTCAACTACGACCACGCCACCGCCAACGCGTCGATTTCGGCAACGGCTCATTACGGCAACCTCAAACCGCTGTTTGCCCTTGTCCCGCAAAACATCGACTGGACGCACGTACCGGAGTTCGGCGGTGGCTCGCTGACGTACCGGTTGCAGACGAGCAAAACGGGTATGCTCAAGCTGTACAGCATGTACTCCAACAGTCAGACGGGGTTGAACTTCGTTGACCCAGGCAGCGAGTCGGGCAAAACGGCTTTTAATCAGCAGAATCGCAACTTCTTCACGACCAGCACCTATACCGATAGCTGGGGCAATGGTACCTGGCAACTACTGTCGGGTCTGTCGTACAGCCACGACACCGACGCAACGGCCTACGGCACGCAGGATTTTGGCCGGGGTACCGATCGCTTGCAGGGCCGGTTCGTGCTGACGCGGGCTCTGGGTGGCAAGCTGGGCAATCAGCTGCTGTTTGGCACCGAAGGCAACCGGGTGACGTACCGAAACGCGGTGTCGGGAACGGCTTATTCACTGGTCGACGCGTACGGCGCGGTGTTTTTTGAATCGCAGGTGTACGCGGGCCGGAAACTGGCAATTCAGTCGGGCGTACGGGGTGAATATTCGTCGGCTATCAACCGGTTCAACCTGGCTCCTCGTATTTCGATGGCTTACAAAACGGGCCTATACAGTCAGGTGTCGCTGGCTTACGGGCAGTTTTACCAGACGCCCGACTATCGCTACCTGTATCGCAATACGACTCTCAGCTATGAACGCGCCGACCACCTGATTCTGAATTACCAGCTCATCAAAAACAAGCGCACGTTCCGTATCGAAACGTACTACAAAAACTACGCGCAACTGGTGCGGGAGTTCACCGGCCCCAACATGACCCTCGGCCCCTACGACGCGAACCCGTACCGATTTCCGTGGGGGCAGACGAACAGCACGGGCTACGGCTACGCCAAAGGGTTCGATTTGTTCTGGCGCGATCAGGCAACGATTAAAGGGCTGGACTACTGGATCACGTACAGCTTCGTCGACTCGAAACGCTTATTTCAGCAATTCCCGACGCTGGCAACACCCTCCTTTATCTCGAATCATAACATTGCCCTGATTGGCAAACGGTACTTCGAGAAAATCAGCACGAACATGGGCCTGACGTACACCATCAGCACGGGTCGCCCCTACTACAACCCAACCAACCCCGTTTTTATGGCCGACCGCACCCCGACCGTTACGAACCTCAGCTTTATGGCGAGCCACCTGACCCACATCGGTAAAAACCTGACTATCCTCTACGCCAGTGTCGACAACATCCTGAACACCCGCAACGTCTACACCTACCTCTACACCCCCGCCCGCGCCGACGGCCCCGCCCCCACCCGCTACGCCGTCGGCCCGGCTTCGTACCGTAGCTTCTTCGTTGGCGGCATCGTCATGCTGTCGCGCAAGGCGAAGGTTAATGCGCGGGAGTTGTGA
- a CDS encoding histidine kinase yields MTREQLIDTIGKNGRRLSMKAADLTGFDFSGLDLTQADFRFADLRRANFRGAILRQADLSYANLTGANLTDADLYEANLNFCGLSDTNLTGANMEGAKVNFSVGQSQPYSTAKLPAEPITLTTILQKPGWGLLIGALLGALLIYGCNAIVYFTNLIVTAKDPALVGLYRFLVVQNMSDGVVMFLLVWALSIRLARTVAKPWKRHLIVTVVVLISFFVVNTGVYYLIGKPSIDELKKRPQGIDDTAPWFFYVIGDLLVANFFLYILQQGRQMTRKLTEQEFQLLNLEKLKTRAELDALQAKINPHFLYNALNSIASLVHDDPEKAEEMTLLLSKLFRYSTGRDGDLFSSLTDELEMVRTYLQVEQVRFGNRLTFTVDISNPALNALRLPQFLLQPIVENAIKHGIAKRAESGRIDVRIYEKNDYLHLCVHDNGPAFPDDMGGGYGLRSIQDKLHLLYGDDADVEFQNFPLKQVLISIRLARINTMSTVTASPTPPTPTPL; encoded by the coding sequence ATGACCCGCGAACAACTCATCGACACGATTGGCAAAAACGGTCGGCGGCTAAGCATGAAAGCCGCCGACCTGACCGGGTTCGACTTTAGCGGACTCGATCTGACGCAGGCCGACTTCCGATTCGCCGACCTGCGACGGGCTAACTTCCGGGGTGCCATCTTACGGCAGGCCGACCTTAGCTACGCGAATCTGACGGGGGCCAACCTCACCGACGCTGACCTGTACGAAGCAAACCTGAACTTTTGCGGCCTGTCGGACACCAACCTCACCGGGGCTAATATGGAAGGCGCTAAGGTCAATTTTTCCGTTGGCCAGAGTCAGCCGTATTCGACCGCGAAGCTGCCCGCCGAACCGATCACCCTGACGACTATCCTGCAAAAACCCGGCTGGGGGCTGCTGATCGGTGCCCTGCTGGGGGCCTTGCTCATCTACGGCTGCAACGCGATTGTTTATTTTACCAACCTGATTGTCACGGCAAAAGACCCGGCATTAGTTGGTTTGTACCGCTTCCTGGTTGTGCAGAACATGTCCGATGGAGTCGTCATGTTTCTGCTTGTCTGGGCCTTGTCGATTCGGCTGGCGCGAACTGTAGCTAAACCCTGGAAACGACACCTGATCGTCACCGTAGTTGTCCTGATCAGTTTTTTCGTCGTCAACACCGGCGTTTATTATCTGATCGGGAAACCCAGTATTGACGAACTAAAAAAACGCCCGCAGGGTATCGACGACACCGCCCCGTGGTTTTTCTACGTCATCGGTGATCTGCTGGTGGCCAATTTTTTCCTGTACATCCTGCAACAGGGCCGGCAAATGACGCGCAAGCTCACAGAACAGGAGTTTCAGCTACTGAACCTTGAAAAGCTAAAGACTCGCGCTGAACTCGACGCGCTACAGGCCAAAATCAACCCGCACTTTCTGTACAACGCCCTCAACAGCATCGCCAGTCTGGTCCACGACGACCCCGAAAAAGCCGAAGAAATGACGCTGCTGCTGTCGAAACTATTCCGCTATTCGACCGGCCGCGATGGGGATCTGTTTTCGTCGTTGACCGATGAACTGGAAATGGTGCGTACCTATCTACAGGTCGAGCAGGTGCGCTTCGGCAACCGGCTCACCTTTACCGTCGACATCAGCAACCCGGCGCTCAATGCCCTGCGGCTTCCCCAGTTTCTGCTCCAGCCCATCGTCGAGAACGCCATCAAACACGGCATTGCCAAACGCGCCGAGTCAGGGCGGATCGACGTCAGGATTTACGAAAAAAACGACTACCTGCACCTCTGCGTCCACGACAATGGCCCTGCGTTCCCCGACGATATGGGCGGTGGCTACGGCCTGCGCAGTATTCAGGATAAGCTGCACCTGCTCTACGGCGACGATGCCGACGTTGAATTCCAGAATTTTCCGCTCAAGCAGGTGCTTATCTCAATCCGATTAGCCCGGATCAACACCATGTCTACTGTTACCGCATCGCCCACCCCGCCAACACCGACACCGTTATGA
- a CDS encoding LytR/AlgR family response regulator transcription factor: MKLPLTTLLIDDEPLAINRLRRLLDKHRDVFTVVGDAANGAEGLSMIETKQPDLVFLDIEMPLLNGFEMLARVTTMPLVVFATAFDQYAIRAFEENSVDYLLKPIEAERLARTAQKIQTLAERSVASPNPADEPAPLPMATENVMRLLAQMQPKKEIYSISVKLGDKIRLIPLSDIVYFEAEDKYVFLSTTDGQKFLTSYTLTTLSDKLPDTFVRISRSAMINRQKISEAHKHFDGKFQLVMGDKKATRLTTGTTYGDTIRQLLEL; this comes from the coding sequence ATGAAACTCCCCCTCACCACGCTACTCATCGACGACGAACCGCTCGCCATCAACCGCCTGCGCCGACTTCTTGATAAACACCGAGATGTGTTTACCGTTGTCGGCGACGCGGCCAACGGAGCGGAAGGGTTGTCTATGATCGAAACGAAACAGCCCGATCTGGTTTTTCTGGATATTGAAATGCCTCTGCTCAACGGCTTCGAAATGCTGGCGCGCGTCACGACGATGCCGTTGGTTGTGTTCGCTACCGCCTTCGATCAGTACGCCATTCGTGCTTTCGAAGAGAACTCCGTCGACTACCTGCTCAAACCGATCGAAGCGGAGCGGCTCGCCCGCACGGCGCAGAAAATTCAGACACTGGCCGAACGTAGCGTTGCCTCACCCAATCCGGCTGACGAACCGGCTCCGCTACCCATGGCGACGGAGAATGTAATGCGGTTGCTGGCGCAGATGCAGCCGAAGAAAGAAATCTATTCGATCTCGGTAAAACTGGGCGATAAGATCCGGCTTATCCCCCTGTCGGACATCGTTTACTTTGAAGCCGAAGACAAATACGTGTTTCTGTCGACCACCGACGGCCAGAAATTTCTGACCAGTTACACCCTCACCACGCTCAGCGACAAACTCCCCGACACGTTTGTGCGCATCAGCCGATCGGCGATGATTAACCGCCAGAAAATCAGCGAAGCCCACAAGCATTTCGACGGTAAATTCCAGTTGGTCATGGGCGACAAAAAAGCCACCCGCCTGACCACCGGCACCACCTACGGCGATACCATCCGGCAGCTGCTGGAATTGTGA
- a CDS encoding translation initiation factor → MSKKNRSGVVYSTNPDFDYQSDDTPEAETLAPAQQNLKIWLVKLGGSKVVTAVREFIGTDADLAELGKQLKAACGTGGSVKDGEILIQGDHRDKVLTWLTGKGYKAKKAGG, encoded by the coding sequence ATGAGTAAGAAAAACCGCTCCGGCGTCGTCTATTCGACAAATCCCGATTTCGACTACCAATCCGACGATACGCCGGAAGCGGAAACGCTGGCACCGGCGCAGCAGAACCTGAAAATCTGGCTGGTCAAGTTGGGGGGCAGTAAAGTCGTTACGGCGGTTCGGGAATTTATCGGCACCGACGCCGATCTGGCCGAGCTGGGTAAACAGCTAAAAGCCGCCTGCGGAACAGGCGGCTCAGTGAAAGACGGCGAAATTCTGATTCAGGGCGACCACCGCGACAAAGTGCTGACGTGGCTCACCGGCAAAGGCTATAAAGCCAAGAAAGCGGGCGGCTGA
- a CDS encoding Rpn family recombination-promoting nuclease/putative transposase, producing MNNPHDKLFKATFSHPDVVASLIESLFPPELSQAIQLDSLVLTTNSYIDDELNEHFADLVYDCVLSDETPVQIALLLEHKSYTVAHPHLQLLRYLLNRWQQDVEQGVRLTPIIPVIIYHGREIWQHQPFASSLAGKNALLRPFFPEFDYVLVNLTTLSEEQIFAFRSRFLTVSAALMKHRQDKQFADYVRQNIRRLMQGFADDELMSVVLPTFLYLLETTDLTGTDIVVMFSTVSKQTEEAVMNGADQLRMEGRIEGQIAGQIAGRAEASRKFVKGALKLGMDAKTIADTFEMSIAEVVALIEQVRQEKP from the coding sequence ATGAACAACCCGCACGACAAACTATTCAAGGCCACGTTCTCCCACCCGGACGTGGTTGCTTCTCTGATCGAATCACTGTTTCCGCCTGAACTGAGCCAGGCTATTCAGCTCGATTCGCTGGTGCTGACCACTAACTCGTACATAGACGATGAACTGAATGAGCACTTTGCCGACCTGGTCTACGACTGTGTGTTGAGTGATGAAACGCCGGTTCAGATCGCACTGTTGCTGGAGCACAAAAGCTACACGGTGGCTCACCCGCATTTGCAGCTGCTACGCTATCTGCTCAATCGCTGGCAGCAGGATGTTGAGCAGGGCGTTAGACTCACGCCTATCATCCCGGTAATTATTTATCACGGTCGGGAAATATGGCAGCACCAGCCGTTCGCGTCGTCGCTGGCGGGGAAAAATGCGCTGCTGCGACCCTTCTTTCCTGAGTTTGACTATGTACTGGTAAACCTGACGACGCTCAGCGAGGAACAGATCTTTGCTTTTCGGAGCCGGTTCCTGACCGTATCGGCTGCGTTGATGAAGCATCGGCAGGACAAACAGTTTGCCGACTACGTTCGTCAGAACATACGGCGGCTGATGCAGGGCTTCGCCGACGATGAGCTGATGTCGGTCGTTTTGCCTACGTTTCTGTACCTGCTCGAAACGACTGACTTGACTGGGACGGATATTGTGGTTATGTTTAGTACAGTATCCAAACAAACTGAAGAAGCTGTTATGAATGGAGCCGATCAACTACGGATGGAAGGGCGAATCGAGGGGCAAATTGCCGGACAAATTGCGGGCCGTGCAGAAGCGAGTCGCAAGTTTGTCAAGGGTGCCCTCAAACTGGGAATGGACGCGAAGACCATTGCCGATACTTTCGAGATGAGCATCGCCGAAGTCGTTGCGCTGATCGAGCAGGTGCGGCAGGAGAAGCCCTGA
- a CDS encoding peptide MFS transporter, with protein sequence MESTIAQPPARTGHPTGLYVLFFTEMWERFSYYGMRAILLLFLIDNVRGGMGLTEAEGAAIYGIYTASVYLLSLPGGWIADNLLGQRKSIWYGGIIIMLGHIILAFPAGQSLFFLGLTVVALGTGLLKPNISTLVGELYPEGGARRDAAFSIFYMGINIGSFLGITIVGYLGQKVGWHYGFGAAAVGMGLGLITFRALGQKHLSHLGNVPRKAEIAEATTSGGNKSLLGFLVGLVAVFVVLQLTGVLDMSTAQGLAKAMGAIISLIAVSYFVYILVAGGLDSVEKKRVVVLFIFFLASAAYWAGNEQQGSSLQIFADRYTSLSLFGWQMPSSWFQNLNPAFIVIFSPVLASLWVYLANRKINYSVPAKMATSLLLLGLAYVVMVFAAQIVVAGGMTSPLYLGSTYLLFTLAELFLSPVGLSSFSKLSPKRYASQLMGLWFVGSSLGNLIAGLFAGGFDEKNVAQMPQLFLSVVYFSMGFGFLLLLFSGKLKKWMGGIE encoded by the coding sequence ATGGAGTCAACGATTGCTCAACCGCCTGCCCGGACGGGCCACCCCACCGGCCTTTACGTACTGTTTTTCACCGAGATGTGGGAGCGGTTCAGTTATTACGGGATGCGGGCCATCCTGCTGCTGTTTCTGATCGACAATGTGCGGGGCGGAATGGGTCTGACCGAAGCTGAGGGTGCGGCCATTTATGGTATCTACACGGCATCAGTCTACCTGCTGTCGTTGCCCGGCGGCTGGATCGCCGATAACCTGCTGGGTCAGCGTAAGTCGATCTGGTACGGCGGTATCATCATCATGCTGGGCCACATTATTCTGGCGTTTCCGGCGGGGCAGTCCCTGTTCTTTCTGGGCCTGACAGTGGTGGCGCTGGGCACGGGACTACTTAAGCCCAACATCAGTACACTCGTTGGCGAGTTGTACCCCGAAGGTGGTGCGCGTCGCGATGCCGCCTTTTCGATCTTCTACATGGGGATCAATATCGGCTCGTTTCTGGGTATCACCATCGTGGGGTACCTGGGCCAGAAAGTGGGCTGGCATTACGGTTTCGGGGCGGCTGCGGTCGGCATGGGGCTGGGCCTGATTACCTTCCGGGCACTGGGGCAGAAGCACCTGAGTCACCTGGGCAATGTGCCCCGCAAGGCGGAAATCGCCGAAGCCACGACATCGGGTGGTAACAAATCGTTGCTCGGTTTTCTGGTCGGACTGGTGGCGGTCTTCGTCGTACTGCAACTGACGGGCGTTCTCGACATGTCGACGGCGCAGGGTCTGGCGAAGGCGATGGGTGCCATTATTTCGCTGATCGCCGTTAGCTATTTCGTGTATATCCTGGTGGCCGGTGGACTCGACAGCGTCGAGAAGAAGCGGGTCGTCGTGCTGTTCATCTTCTTCCTGGCGTCGGCGGCTTATTGGGCTGGCAACGAACAGCAGGGATCGTCGCTGCAAATTTTTGCTGACCGCTACACGAGCCTGAGCCTGTTTGGCTGGCAGATGCCGTCGAGCTGGTTTCAGAACCTCAATCCAGCCTTTATCGTAATTTTTTCGCCCGTCCTCGCGTCGTTGTGGGTGTATCTGGCCAACCGGAAGATCAACTACTCGGTACCGGCTAAAATGGCAACGAGTCTGCTGCTGCTGGGTCTGGCTTACGTCGTGATGGTATTTGCCGCGCAGATTGTCGTGGCCGGTGGCATGACCTCACCGCTTTACCTCGGCTCGACATACCTGCTTTTTACCCTTGCCGAACTGTTTCTGAGTCCGGTCGGGCTGAGTTCGTTCTCGAAGCTGTCGCCCAAACGGTATGCCAGTCAGCTGATGGGCCTGTGGTTTGTCGGTTCGTCGCTGGGTAACCTGATTGCCGGTCTGTTTGCGGGTGGTTTCGACGAGAAGAACGTGGCTCAGATGCCGCAGCTGTTCCTGAGTGTGGTGTATTTCAGCATGGGCTTCGGTTTCCTGCTGCTGCTTTTCTCCGGTAAACTCAAAAAATGGATGGGGGGTATTGAGTAA
- a CDS encoding peptidoglycan DD-metalloendopeptidase family protein translates to MLLPFDFATDPYLILDFSATNPDLDPARQPPLNLTDTAAFSDYVFGKLRAAGAQVGVGGYNEHRVIYRRSPHFQQTAQPPYDAPPYDGPREVHLGIDLWTDAGTPVFAPLDGVVHSFQDNANFGDYGPTIILEHQYEGKPLYSLYGHLTRPSLDGLYDGKPVRAGDKIAEIGPYPENGDWPPHLHFQLMTDMLGRRGDFPGVCSLADRAYFLSICPDPNLLLRIPGL, encoded by the coding sequence ATGCTGCTCCCGTTCGACTTCGCAACCGACCCCTACCTGATTCTGGACTTTTCGGCCACCAACCCCGACCTTGACCCAGCCAGACAGCCACCGCTGAACCTGACCGATACAGCCGCATTTTCCGACTATGTATTCGGCAAATTACGCGCGGCCGGGGCACAGGTCGGGGTAGGTGGCTATAACGAACACCGGGTCATTTACCGCCGAAGCCCCCATTTTCAGCAGACAGCGCAGCCACCGTACGACGCCCCCCCGTACGACGGACCGCGCGAAGTTCACCTGGGCATCGATCTATGGACCGACGCCGGAACGCCCGTTTTTGCCCCACTGGATGGTGTCGTTCACAGTTTTCAGGACAACGCCAACTTCGGCGACTACGGCCCCACGATCATTCTGGAACACCAGTACGAGGGCAAGCCACTTTACAGTTTGTACGGCCACCTGACCCGCCCATCGCTCGACGGGCTGTACGACGGCAAACCGGTTCGGGCGGGTGACAAGATTGCTGAGATCGGACCCTACCCCGAAAACGGTGATTGGCCCCCGCACCTGCATTTTCAGCTGATGACCGATATGCTCGGCCGTCGGGGCGATTTCCCCGGCGTCTGTTCCCTCGCCGACCGCGCCTATTTCCTGTCGATCTGCCCCGACCCCAACCTACTGCTGCGTATTCCGGGGTTGTAA